A stretch of Candidatus Vicinibacter affinis DNA encodes these proteins:
- a CDS encoding FtsW/RodA/SpoVE family cell cycle protein, producing MNVLIENIKDGIKGDRFLWTIIILLSLCSLLAVYSASISLTKYNSDNTVFFLLKHVPFIIGGLILAWFISNIDYTEFSKWAPFFLIVAVALLVWALFFGVNINQAKRWIQVPFLDISFQVSDFAKLALIAFVARSISAKQDHIKSFKTAFVPIMLPVLLICGLIAPSNFSTSAILFLCCIMMLFVGRVSFKYIFILGLFGVLMFAFLIYLGQFLPDAIRVNTWVNRVNEYLNVEGGGYQVQQAKIAIARGGLFGVGPGNSMLRNFIPYSYADFIYAIICEEWGILLGGIGLIILYLMLLGHCVSMVTKSPKAFGAMLTIGIGFNIVMQAFANMAVSLGLVPVTGLTLPYISMGGTSLLFTSMAFGMVISVSKHINGLKLDQESDSATENKVELDD from the coding sequence ATGAATGTACTTATTGAAAATATTAAGGATGGGATAAAAGGTGATCGTTTTCTATGGACTATCATTATACTTTTGTCACTTTGTTCTTTGTTGGCTGTTTACAGCGCTTCTATATCCTTAACGAAGTACAATTCTGACAACACTGTATTTTTCCTTCTAAAACATGTGCCGTTTATTATTGGTGGATTGATTTTGGCTTGGTTTATATCAAATATTGACTACACTGAATTTAGTAAATGGGCACCATTTTTTTTAATTGTGGCGGTTGCTTTGTTGGTTTGGGCTTTGTTTTTTGGAGTGAATATTAATCAAGCAAAAAGATGGATTCAGGTTCCATTTTTAGATATTTCATTTCAGGTTTCCGATTTTGCTAAGTTGGCATTAATTGCTTTTGTGGCAAGGAGCATTTCGGCAAAACAGGATCATATCAAAAGTTTTAAAACTGCATTTGTCCCGATCATGTTACCGGTGCTTTTAATTTGTGGACTAATTGCACCGTCAAATTTTTCAACATCTGCTATATTATTTTTGTGTTGTATTATGATGCTTTTTGTGGGGAGAGTTTCTTTTAAATATATTTTTATTTTAGGATTATTTGGAGTCTTGATGTTTGCGTTTTTAATATACCTGGGCCAATTTTTACCTGATGCCATTCGGGTCAACACCTGGGTGAACAGAGTAAATGAATACCTCAATGTTGAGGGTGGAGGGTACCAGGTACAACAAGCCAAGATTGCTATTGCCCGAGGTGGGTTATTTGGAGTGGGTCCCGGAAATTCCATGTTGAGAAATTTTATTCCATATTCTTATGCAGATTTTATCTATGCCATTATTTGTGAAGAATGGGGGATTCTGCTTGGTGGGATCGGACTGATTATTTTATACCTGATGTTATTGGGTCATTGTGTAAGTATGGTGACAAAATCACCTAAAGCTTTTGGCGCAATGTTGACCATTGGGATTGGTTTTAATATTGTTATGCAGGCATTTGCTAATATGGCTGTATCTCTGGGACTAGTACCAGTGACAGGATTGACACTTCCCTACATAAGTATGGGTGGTACTTCGTTGCTTTTTACCAGTATGGCTTTTGGGATGGTAATTAGTGTAAGTAAACATATTAATGGGTTAAAACTTGATCAGGAAAGTGATTCTGCAACAGAAAATAAAGTTGAATTAGATGATTAA
- the murG gene encoding undecaprenyldiphospho-muramoylpentapeptide beta-N-acetylglucosaminyltransferase, whose product MIKVLISGGGTGGHVFPAIAIADAIKEMNDHVEILFVGAIGKLEMTEVPKAGYKIEGLKVAGFQRKLSLQNIIVLWKLMTSLVRAYQIVNRFAPDVVVGVGGYASGPVMRVAAWKRIPLLIQEQNSYPGITNRLMASKANVICVAFPDVIKYFNNKHIEITGNPVRKNMKSSVSKMEAYKYFNLDPNKKTLCFFGGSLGARTINDVVLAAKESIMNRQDIQILWQCGRQYEERVKQDSISELSQVHVYAFIDKMDFAYAVADVAITRAGALTISELAVTETVSILVPSPNVAEDHQRKNAEAMTTIYAAKMVLDADARMVLWESAIALLDDNEQQKILKTNLQNMAKPDAAKNIAKRVLSLVA is encoded by the coding sequence ATGATTAAAGTGCTCATTAGCGGAGGAGGAACAGGAGGCCATGTGTTTCCGGCTATTGCTATTGCTGATGCCATTAAGGAAATGAATGATCATGTAGAAATACTTTTTGTTGGGGCAATTGGAAAGTTGGAGATGACTGAGGTGCCCAAAGCTGGGTATAAAATTGAAGGCTTAAAAGTAGCTGGATTTCAGAGAAAATTAAGTCTGCAAAATATTATTGTACTTTGGAAACTGATGACATCACTTGTAAGGGCTTATCAAATTGTAAATCGTTTTGCTCCGGATGTAGTTGTTGGAGTAGGAGGTTATGCCAGTGGCCCGGTAATGAGAGTGGCAGCATGGAAAAGAATACCGCTTTTAATACAAGAGCAAAATTCATATCCGGGAATCACGAATAGGTTGATGGCCTCTAAAGCCAATGTCATATGTGTTGCATTTCCTGATGTAATCAAATATTTTAACAACAAACACATAGAGATTACAGGAAATCCGGTTAGAAAAAATATGAAGTCTTCTGTATCAAAGATGGAGGCTTATAAATATTTCAATTTAGATCCAAATAAGAAAACGCTTTGTTTTTTTGGTGGAAGTTTAGGGGCGAGGACAATAAATGATGTGGTGCTTGCAGCAAAGGAATCTATCATGAACAGGCAAGATATTCAAATCTTATGGCAATGTGGAAGGCAGTACGAAGAGCGCGTCAAACAGGATTCCATCTCAGAATTGTCGCAGGTACACGTTTATGCTTTTATTGACAAAATGGATTTTGCTTATGCTGTTGCTGATGTGGCCATTACCAGAGCGGGTGCGTTAACTATTTCCGAATTGGCGGTTACTGAAACAGTGTCAATTTTAGTTCCTTCGCCAAATGTTGCAGAAGATCACCAAAGAAAAAATGCAGAGGCGATGACGACAATCTACGCTGCCAAAATGGTATTAGATGCTGATGCTCGGATGGTACTTTGGGAATCTGCGATTGCATTACTGGATGACAATGAACAACAAAAAATATTAAAGACAAATTTACAAAATATGGCAAAACCTGATGCTGCAAAAAACATTGCAAAAAGGGTATTGTCTCTTGTTGCATAA
- a CDS encoding UDP-N-acetylmuramate--L-alanine ligase — MLQKTLQKGYCLLLHNMDALKKVYFLGIGGIGMSALARYFNARGVKVYGYDKTRTPLTVELESEGMSVHYEDLPLAIPEDLDLVVWTPAIARSLQEFKILSSGGVTMMKRSEVLGKITAKNKNIAIAGTHGKTTTSSILTHILVESEIKVTAFLGGIPKNYHSNFVDRGHDWIVEEADEYDRSFLQLHPDIAVIGSLDADHLDIYGDRSQMISTYFDFAGQIKWGGLLLMAANIEQLELNRFGQLENLKFLTYGIDTGEVRSNILTIKEGWTTFNYQDDKGNLFNELKLRLPGRHNLQNVTAAIRIGVELGITEFDIRKALESFQGIVRRFEWIFEGKNQVYIDDYAHHPEELKAAIEAARSCYPDRRILGIFQPHLYTRTRDFAQDFAKALDLLDEVILVELYPAREEAIPGISSHTILGLMDLRQKAYVLKKDLIEQLKHRKLDIVITLGAGDLDLMSDQIAKILN; from the coding sequence ATGCTGCAAAAAACATTGCAAAAAGGGTATTGTCTCTTGTTGCATAATATGGATGCATTGAAAAAAGTATATTTTCTTGGAATTGGAGGCATTGGAATGAGTGCCTTGGCCAGGTATTTCAATGCCCGAGGTGTCAAAGTTTATGGATATGATAAAACCAGAACTCCTTTGACCGTTGAATTGGAATCAGAAGGTATGTCTGTTCATTATGAGGATCTACCGCTTGCCATACCCGAGGACTTAGATCTAGTAGTGTGGACTCCTGCCATTGCAAGGTCGCTACAGGAATTTAAAATACTTTCTTCTGGAGGGGTTACGATGATGAAGAGATCCGAGGTGTTGGGAAAAATTACGGCTAAAAATAAAAACATTGCGATTGCAGGCACTCATGGAAAAACTACTACAAGTAGTATTTTGACGCATATTTTAGTGGAATCTGAAATAAAAGTAACAGCATTCTTGGGCGGTATACCAAAGAATTATCATTCCAATTTTGTAGACAGGGGCCATGATTGGATAGTTGAAGAGGCAGATGAGTATGATCGCTCATTTCTACAATTACATCCTGACATTGCAGTGATCGGATCTTTGGATGCTGACCACCTCGATATATATGGTGATCGGTCACAAATGATCTCCACGTATTTTGATTTTGCAGGTCAAATAAAATGGGGGGGGCTGCTTCTTATGGCTGCAAATATCGAACAATTGGAATTAAATAGATTCGGTCAATTGGAAAACCTAAAATTTTTGACATATGGTATTGATACAGGAGAAGTAAGGAGCAATATTTTGACAATCAAGGAAGGATGGACTACTTTCAATTACCAGGACGACAAAGGAAATCTGTTTAATGAATTAAAACTCCGATTGCCAGGCAGACATAATTTACAAAATGTTACTGCAGCCATTCGGATAGGTGTTGAACTTGGAATTACTGAATTTGATATTCGAAAAGCATTGGAGTCTTTTCAAGGAATAGTCAGACGTTTCGAATGGATTTTTGAAGGAAAAAATCAAGTGTACATAGATGATTATGCACATCACCCTGAAGAGTTGAAAGCAGCAATTGAAGCGGCCAGGAGTTGTTATCCAGACAGGCGAATTTTGGGAATTTTTCAACCTCATTTGTATACAAGGACCAGGGATTTTGCACAGGATTTTGCAAAGGCTTTAGATTTGTTGGATGAAGTTATTTTAGTAGAATTATATCCCGCAAGAGAAGAGGCAATTCCGGGTATTAGTTCGCATACTATATTGGGTTTGATGGATTTGAGACAGAAGGCCTACGTCTTAAAAAAGGATTTGATTGAACAATTAAAACATAGAAAATTAGATATTGTCATTACTTTAGGTGCGGGGGATCTTGATTTAATGTCTGATCAAATTGCTAAAATTCTGAATTGA
- the ftsA gene encoding cell division protein FtsA, with protein sequence MESQINQNPEIIAALDIGTTKVCVVVGKRNILNKIEVLGFGKVSSEGVIRGVVSNIDKTVKAISDAIDLAEKMSKHEIQKVHVGIAGQHIKSLQHQGVLYRNNPQEEITREDVDKLVQDMYKIALPPGDQILHVIPQEFTVDDEEGIIDPVGMSGSRLQSNFHIITGNTSAASNILRCIEKAGLIAESMTLEPLASAESVLSKEEKEAGVVMVDIGGGTTDVTIYNEGIIRYTSVIPIGSNMITKDIKAGCSVTQEQAEKLKVRFGSALSEEIVDNRIITIPGLMGREPKEISEKNLARIIQARVEEIFEYVMWDIHRSGYENKLVAGIVLTGGGSLLKNLELLAEYQTGLAARIGYPTEHLSSHYMDEVSNPMFSTSMGLVFEGMKKMAPIKTEPRKIVSEVFDLVEENVQTTEDLEREEGKREGWLGRFVNKGYSSVKEFFEASPDSEF encoded by the coding sequence ATGGAATCACAAATTAATCAAAACCCGGAAATTATAGCGGCGCTTGACATTGGCACAACCAAAGTTTGTGTGGTGGTAGGTAAGCGTAATATTTTGAACAAAATTGAAGTGCTCGGCTTTGGTAAAGTAAGTTCGGAAGGGGTGATCAGAGGAGTGGTCTCAAATATAGATAAGACTGTGAAAGCAATCAGTGATGCGATTGATCTTGCGGAGAAAATGAGTAAGCATGAGATCCAAAAGGTACATGTAGGAATAGCTGGGCAGCATATAAAAAGTCTCCAACATCAAGGTGTTTTATACAGAAATAATCCGCAGGAGGAAATTACTCGTGAAGATGTAGACAAATTAGTTCAGGATATGTATAAAATCGCATTGCCTCCGGGTGATCAAATTCTTCACGTTATTCCACAAGAATTTACAGTTGATGACGAAGAAGGAATAATTGACCCAGTTGGAATGTCCGGATCAAGATTGCAATCAAATTTTCATATCATTACTGGCAACACTTCTGCTGCAAGCAATATACTGAGATGTATTGAAAAGGCCGGATTAATTGCAGAAAGTATGACACTTGAACCTTTGGCATCCGCTGAGTCTGTATTGTCTAAAGAAGAAAAGGAAGCTGGTGTAGTCATGGTTGATATTGGGGGCGGAACTACGGATGTAACCATTTACAATGAAGGCATTATACGTTACACTTCTGTGATTCCAATTGGAAGTAATATGATTACAAAAGACATTAAGGCGGGGTGTTCTGTAACACAAGAGCAAGCAGAGAAATTGAAAGTCAGATTTGGTTCAGCTTTAAGTGAGGAGATTGTGGACAATAGAATTATAACCATTCCCGGATTGATGGGTAGAGAGCCTAAGGAAATTTCAGAAAAAAATTTGGCCAGAATTATTCAAGCCAGAGTAGAAGAAATTTTCGAATATGTAATGTGGGATATTCACAGAAGCGGCTATGAGAATAAATTGGTTGCCGGTATTGTGCTTACAGGAGGTGGATCATTATTAAAAAATCTTGAACTTTTAGCTGAATATCAAACAGGTTTGGCAGCGAGGATTGGATATCCAACGGAACATTTGTCGTCCCATTATATGGATGAGGTTTCTAACCCTATGTTTTCGACCAGTATGGGTCTTGTTTTTGAGGGGATGAAGAAAATGGCACCTATAAAAACAGAACCAAGAAAAATAGTTTCTGAAGTGTTTGATTTGGTAGAAGAGAATGTTCAAACCACAGAAGATTTAGAAAGGGAGGAAGGAAAAAGAGAAGGCTGGTTGGGCAGATTTGTCAATAAAGGATATTCTTCTGTTAAGGAGTTCTTCGAAGCCAGTCCTGATTCTGAATTTTAA